The genomic stretch TCATTGTTTGAGAGATAAAAAATCTTTATggtttattactaatcttattagAAATATAATCATGCAGTCAGGAGCAATGACTCCTGCCTTGAAGGCATGTCTGTTCGAAAGAGCGCTCTGGCTCAGCTTTACCTGACCGTTGCGGACTGGCTGCCCCTTGACCGTTCAGGTTTGCTCATCTATGTTGTTCAGAGAGGGAAGTGTTGATTTTCCTTTAGATTATTCCCGTGCTTATCCTGATTTTTGAGAATGCCAGAATAATATTAGTAATGGTTGGTGTGTACAACTGTGAGTTCCTGATATCCCCCTTTCTTTGTGCTGCCAAGATATGAAGCGAGCACAACAGTGCCATCATTTCTGTCATAGTGCTTATATGTTTTGAAATCATGAAGGCCATGTTGGAAAGATGGCGCTCTCACTCTTCATGGCTGGTGATAGGAAACTAGCGAATAGAGCAGCTTGCTCCCTCAAGTAGTATTCAACTTTTCAATCTTTGGAATGTTTTAACCATGATTATTATGATGTTTTCAACACTTAAGTTGGGGTTCTCCCTCTGAAAAGAAGTGTTAATTTGTGACTTGATCAACAATAATGTGTTGTATAAGCATcataccaaaaatatttatgcGAGAAGTAATGTTCTTGAGTGTCCTGTATGAATAACAACGGTTGTCATGGATACAACTAAGTGATATAGCATTCCTATGTGGATATAGCATTCCTATGTGAGAAATTATACATCAAACTTTTTTCCACGCAATTTTGTATATGATCTAGACTTTCCTGCATATTTTCATTCTTCTTTTTTTTAATATGGGCGGGCGCGGCAAAGCGCGCATCCATGATCTAGTGCAGACATATAGTAGAGAGGTACTAGTACACATGTAGATAGTACTAATTGGATTTGATAGATAGATTCATAGTTATCATGACCATTAGccggagtgatgttttggaacatgggagcatatgctccctttagtttaaaatgcatcttacacacagtttgaatttcaaaaaaattgaaacgaaaaattcgcacgtacatcttcacgggctacacgcttacaaagttgtttcataaaaaatcgacttgtcatgtgacgtgtgtaaaaaagataaaactcagtgctaaaaataatgctttttacaagataaaatttctcttttttacatagtccacaaaaaatgttgatttttcttgaaacttgacgaacacacatatattatgaacatgtacatgtaaaaaaatttgccaaatttttttgacacttcgaaataagatttttggtagagggagcatacgcacccaggagccaaattgaatttctgaCCATTAGCCACACTACTAAACTGTCATGATAATATCTTTGACTGCTTTCAGCTCGGCCGGCAGGAAGCTAGCAGCCAGCTCCTTGAGAACAGACGGGCAGCTTCTTTTGAGATGCTCGTAGCCATCACTTGCCATCATGGCCTCCAGATTGGAAGGAGAAGCGAGGAACTCGAAACAACTTTGCTTGATTCTATGGAAGCCATGCTGCTCAGCTAGAGCTAAAGTGGTCGCCACAATGTCATTGTCGATTAGGTCGCACAACCTCTCCTCGCATATCAGCTTCAGCCTCTCGATGTTGTACCTGTCCGCCGCCACCAGTAGATGGCCAGCCATCGCGCCGTTGCTTTGCGCATCACCTCCAGGAGTCGTCTCATGAACAAGGAGTGAGTCGGTGTATATGAAGTGCAGCAGGGACTTGAACACATCACTTTCCATGTCGCTGATCTCAATTGGACCGCCGGCATTCTCCTTCATGGCGCCGAAGAGCTCTGCTCTGAAGACGGATGACCGGGCGGCAAGCACGGACCTATGAGCCGAGAAAGTCTGCCCGCCGACATGAAAGGTCACGTCCACTCCATCTGCGCTCTTTAGGAGGTCGCCGAGATGCAGATGCAAGTCGCTCGGAGGAACCCAAACAGACCGACTGCCTTTGTGGATACGCCTCACGACGGTAACATCGCATCTGATGCTGAAACTATCATCTCTTAGATGAACTGAACTCTCAAGATCAGCCTTCTTTATAAAATCACGGACACCCCAAGTTGAATCTTTGGTAGGGAAGATGTTTTCATCTGTGGTACGGCTGTGTGACGCCACTGCTTCCCCATCCTTGTCGAGTAGGCTAAATCTAACTTTCGCTTTCACATCCTTGGCCATGACTGAATCAAGAACAAGAAAAACAGATATAGAATTGGGAAGATTTTCAGCGGGGCAACCGTTCGGGTAATACCTCACAATCCAGTTGTGACCTCCGACTGTAAATGGGATAGATTTCACGTACTCGCCATGCTTGATTCGCTCCTTGATACTTGAGTACCCATCTACCTTGATCACATACGAACTTTCCTCAGATCCAGCTACAATGGCAGCAGAAAGATTGCAGACCTCTGACATTCTGGTGGTGGAATAGGTAGCTTGGGGAGTTAGATTGATCTGTTTGAGAGCCGATCAATAAAATCAAACGGAAATTGTATCCTATAACAACCTCGGTCTAGATCTTTGGGTCGGTACGTATGATGATATTTACGAACCTAACTACCTTCACGAGGAGACGaaggtgattttttttttcttttgcatatGGCAACCTCCGGGCTTTTAATCAAAAGAAAAGTCCAGCAGCGTTATCATCTTGAAAGCTTCTTTTCTTTTAAAGTTAAGATCATTATCATCGTACCACTAGCTAGAGACCAACCTTTATGAAAGGAAACACCACCCCGCGTAACGCACGAGCGTCCGACGCGTGTCAGCTGAAGAGTCATCCGCGCGACGTGCCCACGACGGGGTCCATCTCAGCGAGACCGCAAACGAGCCGCGCGCCCGTGACCGATCGAGTACACCAGCACAGCCGCGCGCTCCGGCATCGCGAGACGCGAATACGGCATCCGCACATGCATGAGTACGTGCACGAGCCAAGGCACCCATCAGCTAGATAGCTATCCATCCATAACATGCATCGGTCCATCTAGTACCGTTATATTTCAGAGACAAATACATCTACGTATAATATGCAAGTACAAGTACGTATAAAAAGCACGAGCACAATTTAATTACGTACGCAACGCGAGTATAGTTGTGTACAAACACACAAGTACAGTTGCGTATGACATACGAGTACATTTGCATACACGGGCGAGTACAAGTACggtcgcgcacacgagcaggtacagtcacgcacacgagcaggtacgatGCCGCAGCATAATAGACGAGTATGAGCTAGCACACACGGGGCGAGTATAAGTACAATCACGACACGAGGAGGTATGAGTCACGCACAACATACGAGTACAGAgagaacacacgagcgagtacaagtacagtcacgcacacgagcaggtacaaacgcgcatacgagcaggtacagtcgtgaacacgagcaagtacatgtacgtaAGTACAGTTGGCGCACACGAGCGGTACAAGTCGCGCGTAAGTACAGTGTACGATCCCGCACACAGCAAGTACGATTAGCGAGTAAaggaaaaattgcaccaaatacactaaaaacagaagtacttatcagttgaaacacgagtacagttaggtacacaccacaggtacaatcataatattattggaagtacgaaaaaaagtatctccaaacctatcaacatgggatctagttttgaagatctcgacgcgaggatctcaaaagtgaaaacggttcgcaatttggacttacggttctcaagatatttcattttgaaaaaaacgaatctagaagaaaaagggaaaaactgacacaacccagtcttctctctcctcccccatccccaccttgcttccccttgcgacacgtggcgagcagggagaccacttcccagggattttctggcaccacatcgtgccacttgtcgcgtgcggagcgagttgtcttcccttcgcgaaggtcggcctttttttaacgatttcgtCATTATCAGCTTGAAAGCTGGCGACGAGGCTGCACACCCTAGGTTGGGGGTTGGGTCGGCCCAGCGATGCTTTTCTTTCTATTATTTCCCTTTTCTATTgtttcttttcttatttttcGTTTTGCgttttttaaaatttcatttttttataCTGAACTTTTTTAAACCttaactttttaaaatttaaatatttttcaaatatgaacatatttaaattttaacattttctaaaatttagaaaaaaaattcaAAGACTTATTATTTTCGAATATGAGCATTTTTCGAATTcgaattttaaattttaatttttaaaattacaaagcttttaaaatttaaacattttcaaa from Lolium rigidum isolate FL_2022 chromosome 4, APGP_CSIRO_Lrig_0.1, whole genome shotgun sequence encodes the following:
- the LOC124707927 gene encoding BTB/POZ and MATH domain-containing protein 2-like, translated to MSEVCNLSAAIVAGSEESSYVIKVDGYSSIKERIKHGEYVKSIPFTVGGHNWIVRYYPNGCPAENLPNSISVFLVLDSVMAKDVKAKVRFSLLDKDGEAVASHSRTTDENIFPTKDSTWGVRDFIKKADLESSVHLRDDSFSIRCDVTVVRRIHKGSRSVWVPPSDLHLHLGDLLKSADGVDVTFHVGGQTFSAHRSVLAARSSVFRAELFGAMKENAGGPIEISDMESDVFKSLLHFIYTDSLLVHETTPGGDAQSNGAMAGHLLVAADRYNIERLKLICEERLCDLIDNDIVATTLALAEQHGFHRIKQSCFEFLASPSNLEAMMASDGYEHLKRSCPSVLKELAASFLPAELKAVKDIIMTV